A window of the Saccharomyces eubayanus strain FM1318 chromosome II, whole genome shotgun sequence genome harbors these coding sequences:
- the RER2 gene encoding ditrans,polycis-polyprenyl diphosphate synthase, giving the protein METVSGIPGHSFVLKWTKNIFSRTLRVSNCVPKHVGFIMDGNRRFAKKKEMALKEGHEAGFVSMSRILELCYEAGVDTATVFAFSIENFKRSSREVESLMTLAHERIRQLTERGELACKYGVRIKVIGDLSLLDKSLLEDVQVAVDATKNNKRATLNICFPYTGRDEILHAMKETVAEHKKGAIIDESTLESHLYTAGVPPLDLLIRTSGISRLSDFLIWQTSNKGVRIELLDCLWPEFGPIRMAWILLKFSFHKSFLNKEYRLEEGDYDGETPEDSVDLKEKKLN; this is encoded by the coding sequence CCTGGACACTCGTTTGTGCTTAAATGGactaaaaatattttctcGCGCACACTGCGTGTGTCTAATTGTGTGCCTAAACATGTTGGGTTTATTATGGATGGGAACAGAAGatttgccaaaaaaaaggagatGGCTCTCAAAGAGGGTCACGAGGCCGGGTTCGTCAGTATGAGTAGGATCCTGGAACTATGCTACGAGGCAGGAGTAGATACGGCTACTGTGTTTGCGTTctctattgaaaatttcaaaagaagttCACGTGAGGTTGAATCATTAATGACTTTAGCGCACGAAAGAATACGACAACTCACAGAGCGTGGAGAATTGGCTTGCAAGTACGGGGTGCGCATTAAAGTCATTGGCGATCTTTCATTATTGGATAAGTCCTTGTTGGAAGATGTTCAAGTGGCTGTAGACGCCACgaagaacaacaagagAGCCACGTTAAACATTTGCTTCCCGTACACGGGCAGGGATGAAATTTTACACGCCATGAAAGAAACCGTTGCCGAACATAAGAAGGGTGCTATTATAGATGAAAGTACGTTAGAATCGCATCTCTATACTGCGGGAGTTCCACCTTTAGACTTGTTGATCAGGACGAGTGGTATTTCCAGATTGAGTGACTTTTTAATATGGCAGACATCCAATAAGGGCGTGCGCATTGAACTATTAGATTGCCTATGGCCAGAGTTCGGGCCCATACGGATGGCATGGATCCTATTAAAGTTCTCATTCCACAAATCCTTTTTAAACAAAGAATATAGATTGGAAGAAGGGGATTATGATGGAGAAACACCCGAGGACTCCGTCgacttgaaagaaaagaagttGAACTAG